In the genome of Magnetococcales bacterium, the window GCGCTGAACGCTGCCACACCCCGACCACGTTGTCGCTCAAAGCGGGGAAAAAGTGGCTCGGGCCACTCAGCAACTGCCGTCCCACCCGGTCGTACCAGGGGAGCAGGCCCAGCCGGTGCAGGCCGCCACGCCAGATGCGGCCTCCCGGATGGCCCCCCGCGCCATACAGACGAAAGCCCATGGCCCGCAACATCTCCCGCGTCCAGTAACTCAAATGGGCTTCGTGGTCATTGTATCCGGTCATGGTGGAGTGGCCCGGACGCAAGGCCGAATAGTTCGGAGTGGACAGCACCACCCGCTTTCGGGCCACCCGTTTGGCCTCCTCCAACAACTCCCGTCCCGGCGCCTCTTCCAGATGTTCGATAACCTCGACCAGCAACACGGTATCGAATGAGGCCTCCTCGAAGGGCAACGGCGGAAACAGGGCCTGCCGCACCGCCTCGTAGAACCCACTGCCCATGGCGTGATCCACATTGGGTTGAAAGGCGTCGCAGCCGGTTATTCGAGGCCGACCCTGGGGAACGGGAGCCACGGTCTCCCAGTAGTTGGTGGTGCAAAGAGCCCCCCACTTGCCGAAACCGCAGCCCAAGTCCAGGATGGCTGGCCCTTCGATCAGGGGAATGATCAGCGGATCGAGAAATACCGGACTACCACCCATGAGCCCATCTCCCGGACATTAAAAACTACGGGGGTTCGGAGGGGATTATCACCCCCGACGGGTCCAGGGCAGAGCCCTGGGAATCTTCCCTTATCCTCTATCCTTCGGGCTCGCCATGTTCAAGGTCCATCGGGGGCCTTTTCCCGAAGATCCCGAGAGGGGCCCGCCATTGGTCGCTCAGCGCCGAACGCCTTTATTGATTGGCGCTGGAACGACCGGATTGCCCGCCCCAGGGACTGGCCAAGGGGTTGCGGAAAAGCTACTTCCCGCAATCGCGGAAGGCCTGATCCAGACGGCTTTTGGCGCTGGCGATGTAGCGCTTGCTCAAATCGGCCAGTGGTTCGGTATTGAAGCGCATCTTCCCCAGAAGCTGGGTCACCTCCTGAAATCCGGTGCGACCCGCTTCCCCCCGGCAATTGTCATAGGCTTTGGCGATCTGTTCGAAAATCGCCGCCGATTCCCGCCAGGCATAGACGGTGGCCTGTTCCAGGACCATGGTCTGGGCGGCCTTGCTCTCCTGGGAGGCCATACTCACCTCCTTGGCCTTGGCCTGCCTCAAATACTTATCAGAGGTTTCCTTGAAACACTTTGCATCCTGACACGCCACAGCGGTTGAGGCGAAGAGGAAAACGCTCACACTCAGAAGTGATTGGCGAAGCCGGGTCATGTCAGCCTCCGATAGGTGAGATGCAACATCAGGTCAACAGGTTTTGACCATTGGGAGACGGCAGTTGTGGCAGATCGGGTGAGTTGCCGGAGGAAGGCGCCATCAACAAATTCGTGACTCCCTCCGCCCCCCCTTTTTGCGGTTCCATGGGACGACTCTCCCCTTCGAAGAGACTGCCCCGTTCGATGACCAGAATGCGGGTCATGAGGCGTCCGGTCACTTTACCCCCGCCCAGGATCTCCACCTCCTCGCAGGTGGCCGTACCGGCAAAGCGTCCGGTGACCACCAGCTTCTTGGCCAGGATCTCCCCTTCCACCAGTCCCTGTTTGCCAATGGTGATCAGGCTGGAGGAACGCACCTGCCCGGTGACATGGCCATCTACATGCAGCTTGCACTCCAGATCGAAGTTTCCGGTTACTTTTGTGCCAGTTGCAATGATGGTGGTGCCTGATCGGTCCACTTTTTCTGCATCACCTTTATTAAAGAAGGCCATTGGACGGGTTTCTCCTGGAAGATACGATCGAAGTTGCTTTGATCCCACTTCAAGAATGCGGCGGGGTCCAGGACATGGTTCAGGTAACGAACCTCGTAATGCAGATGGGGACCGTCGCTCAAACCGGTGCTGCCGCTCAGCCCGAGCAGGTCTCCCTTGGCCACGAAATCCCCCGGAGAAACCAATGCCTTGCTGAGATGGCCATAGAAGGTGCGGAAACCGAAATTGTGGCGCACCACCACCATCAGTCCCAAGCCACCTTCGGCCTTTTGCCATTCGGCGGCTTCCACCACGCCATCGGCGGTAACGGCCACCCGACTGCCCGTCGGCGTGCCGAAATCGACCCCCTCATGAAAGGCATGACGGTTGTAAATGGGATGGAATCGGTCGCCGAAGGCGCTGGAAACCTTGTGGGTCACCAGGGGGTAGCCATTGGGAATGCTGGAAAACATCATGGAGCGCAACGCCAGATCCCGGGCGGAGAGAGCCCCCGGCTTGGCACGGGCGGAAGCCTCCCGAAGATGGGGGGAAGCCGATTCGGCAGGTGATTTTTTGTCGGCAACCTGGTTGATGCCCCGCTGTTGCAACTCCCGCAGAGTCATTTCC includes:
- a CDS encoding class I SAM-dependent methyltransferase; the protein is MGGSPVFLDPLIIPLIEGPAILDLGCGFGKWGALCTTNYWETVAPVPQGRPRITGCDAFQPNVDHAMGSGFYEAVRQALFPPLPFEEASFDTVLLVEVIEHLEEAPGRELLEEAKRVARKRVVLSTPNYSALRPGHSTMTGYNDHEAHLSYWTREMLRAMGFRLYGAGGHPGGRIWRGGLHRLGLLPWYDRVGRQLLSGPSHFFPALSDNVVGVWQRSALR
- a CDS encoding polymer-forming cytoskeletal protein, encoding MAFFNKGDAEKVDRSGTTIIATGTKVTGNFDLECKLHVDGHVTGQVRSSSLITIGKQGLVEGEILAKKLVVTGRFAGTATCEEVEILGGGKVTGRLMTRILVIERGSLFEGESRPMEPQKGGAEGVTNLLMAPSSGNSPDLPQLPSPNGQNLLT
- a CDS encoding M23 family metallopeptidase, which produces MGRSFLYRMLASRATTEAMVVTVTRASGSRHLAVPSFVPRLLPWLGGGAAVLLFLAGVWVGRPAQVVQTTPEIRVEELSTEVELLQQQNRELADRLTVRETALQELDVKLETARLMLGLVPPDPGLSLTSRMEMTLRELQQRGINQVADKKSPAESASPHLREASARAKPGALSARDLALRSMMFSSIPNGYPLVTHKVSSAFGDRFHPIYNRHAFHEGVDFGTPTGSRVAVTADGVVEAAEWQKAEGGLGLMVVVRHNFGFRTFYGHLSKALVSPGDFVAKGDLLGLSGSTGLSDGPHLHYEVRYLNHVLDPAAFLKWDQSNFDRIFQEKPVQWPSLIKVMQKKWTDQAPPSLQLAQK